A portion of the Halococcus salsus genome contains these proteins:
- a CDS encoding bacterio-opsin activator domain-containing protein, which produces EDIPHEEPTAQAAETHQPTVVSNVASELQVEAWRSEALAHGFRSALSLPLIHEEAFYGVVTMYASQQEAFDETSQAVLGELSETIAAAITSAKQRDALLSDTATELEYKTTDKESILLQLARVADCTICFDEGLQQTSQGISAIAKVEHSSLDALREAATSVVGIEDFRVISKSTNGGDSIVQFRFSDPFIATKLVDHGAILREISVNPEAMRLKIEVPNPTATRTVNNILTQEFQDMTLLTQRNRQRTNNINDMTRSQIFNQLTDRQLEAVRTAYQSGYFETPRENSGSEVAEILGVSPSAFSQLNRTVQRKVFSRMFEAESER; this is translated from the coding sequence CGAGGATATTCCACATGAAGAACCGACGGCTCAGGCAGCTGAAACTCACCAACCGACAGTAGTCTCAAATGTTGCGAGTGAGCTTCAAGTGGAAGCTTGGAGATCGGAAGCACTCGCTCATGGGTTCCGTTCTGCTCTCAGCCTTCCCCTGATCCATGAAGAGGCGTTCTACGGTGTCGTAACTATGTATGCAAGCCAGCAGGAGGCGTTCGATGAAACCTCACAGGCAGTACTCGGTGAATTGAGTGAAACAATTGCTGCGGCGATCACTTCAGCAAAGCAGCGGGATGCACTGCTCAGTGATACTGCTACTGAGTTAGAGTACAAGACGACTGATAAGGAATCTATCTTACTCCAGCTTGCACGCGTCGCCGACTGTACAATCTGCTTTGATGAAGGGCTCCAACAGACCTCCCAAGGGATATCAGCAATTGCGAAAGTTGAACATAGTTCACTTGATGCGCTACGTGAAGCAGCTACATCGGTCGTCGGTATTGAGGATTTCCGGGTGATTTCTAAATCAACGAACGGAGGTGATTCGATCGTCCAGTTTCGGTTTTCAGACCCCTTCATTGCGACTAAGCTTGTTGATCATGGAGCGATTCTCCGTGAAATATCAGTAAATCCGGAAGCAATGCGTCTCAAAATTGAAGTCCCCAACCCAACGGCCACTCGAACCGTCAACAACATTCTCACACAGGAGTTTCAGGATATGACTCTTCTCACGCAGCGCAATCGGCAGCGTACGAACAATATCAATGATATGACTAGGTCACAGATCTTCAACCAACTCACTGATCGGCAACTGGAAGCGGTGAGAACGGCCTATCAGAGTGGATACTTTGAAACGCCACGGGAAAACTCAGGTTCGGAAGTGGCAGAGATTCTAGGGGTTTCTCCGTCTGCTTTCTCCCAACTTAATCGCACCGTTCAACGGAAAGTATTCTCAAGAATGTTTGAGGCAGAATCGGAACGTTGA